The Calothrix sp. PCC 7507 DNA segment GAAGATCCTCAATCGTAAACACGACTTCAAACTTCAACCCTACAGACTGATAAAACTCTGCCCCGCCTTGCTTTCTATCAATCAGTGAAATTACTCGGTTGACAGTATAACCTGCTTCCCTAAGACGCTCCACAGCTTTCATCGCCGATTGTCCGGTAGTGACAACATCTTCCAACACTACTACTTCAGCACCTTCTGGCAAACTGGGGCCTTCTATATAAGCTTTAGTTCCATGTCCCTTAGCTTCTTTGCGAATAATCAACGCTGGAATCGGTCGTTTTTCATAAGCTGAAACCACACTCACCGCTGTGACAACGGGGTCAGCCCCCAATGTTAAACCCGCTACCGCCTGAACGTCGGAAGGTAAAAAAGACAGGAGAATGCGACCAATTGCTAAAGCACCTTGGGGGTGGAGTGTTACCTGTTTACCATTGATGTAATAAGTGCTGCGTTGTCCAGAAGAGAGGACAAAATCACCCTCTTGATAGGCGAGTTGGCAAAACAAATCTAGTAACTTATAGCGCAGAGTAGTCAAATCAGCAGTAGCAGACCAAATATCTGAATTGGTCAGGGTTTCAGTAGGATACGTCATTACAAAACATTAAAAGTTGTGCTACACCAAAGGTTGAACTGAATTAGAGTTCTGCATTTAAGCATAAGTTAAGATTCGCCCAAAAATTGAGGAGTTATCAACATGGGTATAAAAACTAAAACCTTGGGTGGTTTATTTGTACTGCTAACTGCTAGTATTGCTTTTCCTTCTGTTGTCGCCGCCCAAACGGAAGCACCTAATTATGAAACAGCTAACGATGCATTTGACAGAGCTTTTTTTCGGCACGATCGCAATTTCTACGAAAATACTAGCTACAACCGTCAGCTAAACTCCATATTCGGGTCTTTCCCCGAAAATGAAATCGCCGACGATGCTGAACTAGTTAACACTCTCTATCGAGATGTCCTCACCCAGCAGGTAGGTAACGATCCATATATTCGTACGCCCGATCTACCAAATCCATACGGCACATCACTGCTGATGTCTCCTCGCCTGAATGCCAATCAACTCAAAGTTGGGACTGAATTCCGGTTTGATGGTACATCACCACGCTAAGGGTGGTGAGTGTTGGGTGCTGATTAGAGAACTAAAAATGAGGAGTAAGGTTAGACTTAAGTTTTACCCCGAAAGAAGTTACATAGTTAATCAAAATCCATGATTTACTACTCAGCACTCAATACTCAACACCGACTAAATCCAGGGTGCAGGAGTTGAACCTGCCTAGCACGAATTATGAGTTCGTTGCCTCAACCGCTCGGCCAACCCTGGTCGAATCTCATTGTAGCGCTACTTTACCAATTTGTGTGCTACCGAAAACAGTTTACCAGATTTTTATACCAGATAATTTGACAGCGAAATAGTGCAGACTAATATTGATTAAGTTCTTTTAAGGATTGAGGCATACAGCTTCAGTACGTTTAAATAAACAAGCATTCTTATGCAATAGCCTGTCAGCGATGAAATTAAATTCCACTGTACTTCTTACGTTAATTTTGTTAGTCCTGATGTTGGGAGCAGGTTCTCTCAGTGGTTTTTGGGGGTTTACTCTAGGGAGTTCAGCCCTTAAAGGAGTGACAACACCAGATGGTCGTCCCACCACGAAATTTGCTAGCAATAAGGCATCTAACCCGCAGCAGGGAGGGTTGACACTATTAAAAGAGGAAGAAATTCTGAAAATTGTCAAAGCACGAATTGAGGGTAAGACCAAGGCTGCTAAATCCGAAAAGCTAGAGGAAGATGATGAAGAGACCAATAGCAGCAAGCCCAAGCCAGAGGAAAAACCCCAAGAAGTGGCTGAAGAAAAACTCCAGAAAGGATTTCCGATCACCTCAGAAAATGAAGGTGTAACTCTGTCTGTGCAATCTGTTCGCTACTCTGGCGGTGATTTACTACTGAAAGTCAAAATGCAGAACAAAGGTGCTGATTCTGTGCGATTCCTGTATAGTTTTTTAGATGTCACCGATGATAAAGGAAGAACCCTGAGTGCTAGTACAGAAGGTTTGCCAGCAGAATTACCGGCCAATGGTCCAGCTTTTTCAGGACTAGTAAGCATTCCTACAGCTTTACTCGATGATGTGAAAAAGGTATCACTTGCTCTGACTGATTATCCCGATCAAAAATTAAAGCTGGAGGTATCGAATATTCCTGTTGAAAAGTAATTGGGAATGGGGGACTGGGGACTGGGGACTGGAGACTGGGAATTTTACTCCCTTATCTCCCGACTCCCTTGTCTCCGTTCCTCCAGGCCCCCTTGCTATTTCCCATTTCCTAATTTCAAGAGCCGGGGCGTAAGTTGTACACGAGCTTTAGCGGTGAGTGGTTTTCCTAGTTTGATTTGGACAGATGTGGGTTTGCGATTGTTATCAGTTCTGGTACTGATTGCCATCAATGCCTTTTTTGTCACGGCCGAGTTTTCAATGGTGACAGTGCGGCGATCGCGTATTCATCAGTTGGTGAAAGCTGGTGACATCCCAGCGATCGCCGTCGAAATGCTGCAACGTAGTATTGACCGATTGCTATCTACCACCCAGTTAGGTATTACCCTCTCTAGTTTGGCGTTGGGGTGGATTGGGGAAAATTCCATTGTCTTGCTGGTAAACGCATGGCTAAAAACTTGGACCCTACCCGATAGAATGACTAATTTCATAGCTCATTCCTTCTCAATCCCGATTGCCTTTTTTTTGATAGCCTATCTGCAAATTGTTTTAGGAGAACTATGTCCTAAATCAGTAGCTATGCTGTATTCAGAACAGCTAGCCAGGTTTTTGGGACCATCGGTAAAAGCGATCGTCCGCTTTTTTAGCCCCTTTATTTGGATTCTTAACCAATCCAACTACTGGCTACTACGACTTTTTGGGATTGAATACACAGGTCAAGGCTGGAGACCACCTGTGACTTCAGAAGAGTTACAGCTGATCATCTCGACAGAGCGAGAATCCACCGGTTTACAGCTTTCAGAGCGAGAACTGCTCAATAATGTCTTTGAGTTTGGGGATGTCACAGCCCAAGACGTGATGATTCCCCGTACCAGCATCATCGCTTTACCCAAAGACGCCTCCTTCCAGCGATTACTCAAAGAAATGGCTTCTACAGGTCATTCACGCTATCCCGTAATTGGCGAGTCTTTAGACGACATTCGTGGCATTGTTTACTTTAAAGACTTGGCACAACCCTTAGCTGTCGGCAAGCTGACTTTAGAAACATCAATTCAACCTTGGATGCGTCCAGCTAGATTTGTCCCAGAGCATACGGCTTTGAGTGAATTATTGCCCATGATGCAGCAAGAAAAACCCGCTATGGTCATGGTAGTGAACGAATTTGGGGGTATCGTGGGGCTGGTGACACTCCAAGATGTGATCGCGGAAATTATTGGTGATGCAGGCGTACTAGACAGCACGGAAGATTTGCTGATCCAGATGTTAGACGATCGCACGTTTCTAGTACAGGCACAAATCAACCTAGAAGACCTCAACGAAGTCTTGGATATCAATTTACCCCTGACAAAGGAATACCAGACATTAGGAGGCTTTGTGCTGTACGAGTTGCAGAAAATTCCTGCCAAGGGCGAAACCTTCTTGTATCAAAATCTCGAATTTACCGTAGTCTCAATTGTTGGACCACGACTACACCAAATCCAACTGCGACGCTTGGAAGAGGAAAGGGAGCAGGGGGAAGGGGAGTAGGGGGGCAGGGGGGCAGGGGGGCAGGGGGGCAGGGAGCAGGGAGCAGGGGGAGTAAAATTCTTATTCCTCAATGACTAGTGACAAATGACCAATGACAAATGACCTAATGAGCATAAGGAAGCGCATCTTCCAAGCCCAATTCAGCGAAAGCCGCTAGTCTTAGACGACAAGAATCGCAAACACCGCAAGCAATATCACCACCAGCATAGCAAGACCAAGTTAGCTCCCAAGGAACGCCGAGTTGGTTGCCGAGTTGGATGATTTCGGTTTTTTTCAAGTTAATCAGGGGTGCAACAATGGTAATGGGTTGTCCCTCACGTCCTTGTTTGGTTCCTAGGCGGAATACTTCCTGCATTGCCTGGATATAATCAGGGCGACAATCAGGATATCCAGAATAGTCTAAAGCGTTGACCCCGATGTAGACACGTTCAGCCGCGATCGTTTCCGCGTAGGCTAGGGCAAAGCTTAAAAAGATGGTATTCCGTGCAGGTACATAGGTTACGGGAATATTTTGAGACATTTCATCTAGAGAACGCTCTTGAGGTAAAGCGATCGCATCGTCCGTCAGCGCCGAACCGCCCCATAGCCGTAAATCAAAATTCACTACCTGATGTTTGCTCACCCCAGCTTTCTGCGCGACGAGGAGGGCAGACTGTAACTCTCGCCGATGTCGCTGCTGGTAATCAAAAGAAATAGCGTGACATTCACAACCATCAGCCTTAGCTTGGTAAAGAATTGTGGAAGAGTCTAACCCCCCAGATAATAAAATTACAGCTTTCATCTCGGTTTTAAATTTTGGATTTCAAATTGCCAAATTACACCTTCAGATCCCCTACACTCTCTTTGGTAATAGCGATTTTTCCGCCCCAGACAGCCGCAGGATATCATCTACACCGATGTGTTCCCGAAATTGGATTGCGAAACCTGTAGGTGTTGCAAATAATTATGCAAAAATTATTTCAGTGTATCAGTGGTAGCTATTCCAAATAGATTTTTTTTAGAGCAACTCTAAGTGTGACATTTTCAGTTTTTTGTGATTTTCCTGACAATAAATTATTAGGTTTCAATTGTATCAATTAGATATTGATCCCGGTAATTAATTACCTGACTGCCACCTAAGAATTTCCACTTACGTCTTACTTAGTTTTTTAAGCTAATAAAAAGACATATTGGATTTTGTGTAAAGTGCAAAAAATAGATCAATTCGCAACTGACTATACAAAAGACACCGAGATTGCGGGAACCCACAATAAACTTTGAAATTCTTCATAAATAGAACCTCTATGTTACCATCTGGATGGTTTTAGACGGATCGTAACTGGCTCTTAAGTATAAAGGCCAACGACCGTAGCGTCTCTAAATTTGGTGGTTGAGGAGAGAATAAGAGTGCAAAATAGCATGTCAGTGGCAGAACCGAATCCATACACACAGCGCAATCAGCCACGACCGATTCGCATAGGCGTAATCGGAGTGGGTAACATGGGGCAACATCACACCCGCGTCCTGAGTTCAATGAAAGATGTTGAACTGGTAGGTGTGTCAGACATTAATGTTGAGCGGGGATTAGAAACCGCTAGCAAATACAAGGTAAAATTTTTTGAGGATTACTGTGACTTGTTACCCCATGTGGAAGCAGTTTGCGTTGCTGTTCCCACCCGCCTGCATTACGCTGTGGGCATTAACTGTCTGTTAGCGGGAATTCATGTTTTGATTGAAAAGCCGATCGCTGCCAGTATTTCTGAGGCAGAATCCTTAGTAAATGCTGCAGCCGAGTCTCAGTGTATCCTGCAAGTAGGACATATTGAGCGCTTCAATCCAGCATTCAGAGAACTGAACAAAGTGCTGAAAACTGAGGAACTGCTGGCATTAGAAGCCCACCGTATGAGTCCATATTCTGATCGGGCGAATGATGTTTCGGTTGTGCTGGATTTAATGATCCACGATATTGACTTGCTGCTAGAACTAGCTGCCTCCCCAGTGGTGAAATTGACCGCTAGCGGTACTCGCGCTTTAGACTCTGGTTATTTAGATTACGTTACTGCTACCTTGGGATTTGCCAATGGTATTGTAGCTACTTTGACTGCCAGCAAGGTTACTCATCGCAAAATTCGTCGTATCGTTGCCCACTGCAAAAGTTCATTCACTGAGGCAGATTTTCTCAAGAATGAGATTTTGATTCACCGACAAACAAATTCCAACGCTCTCAATGATCATCGACAAGTGCTTTACAGGCAAGATGGAATAATTGAGAAAGTCTACACCACGAACATTCAGCCCTTGAGTGCAGAGTTGGAACATTTTGTCAACTGCGTACACGGTGGCAATCAACCTTCGGTCGGTGGTGAACAAGCTCTAAAAGCTTTAAGATTGGCAAGTTTAATTGAGCAGATGGCTTTGGAAGAAAGGGTCTGTAACCCATTAGACTGGCAATCGGAACCACGAGTGCAATCATTAACCCCGACAGTCTAAAAACAAGAGGGAGAGAAGAATTCAAAAGTCAAAAGTCAAAAGTGATAAAATCTTTTGACTTTTGCATTTTCTACCTTTTCTCTCACTCGTCCTCTGAATATTTCTCAGTACAATTGCCAATTTTAGCTAACCAAGTTATCTTGACTCCAGCAAGCTATAGCAATCCTATTTGAGTTTTGAAAAAATCTAAGTATTTGTAGGGTGGGCATTGCCTACCATATTCTGGGTTTTGTAAGGCATAGCCCTGCCTACGTAATACTTCAAAAATCAAATACTAGTCCTATAGGATAATTAACTTTTGAGAAAGCTAACGCTGAATTTAGCAACCGAATTGGTGCAAAAATTTCAGGAACTGACTTGATGCTTGAATGGATAACTAATACTATAAACTCCCTAGGCTATTGGGGAATCGCTTTGCTGATGTTCCTAGAGAACCTCTTTCCCCCAATTCCTTCAGAACTGATTATGCCACTGGCAGGATTTACAGCAAGTCCAAATCAACCAGGAGGGGCAAAGCTAAGTATAATTTACGTGTTTGTCGCCGGACTTTTCGGTTCTGTACTTGGGGCACTTGTCTGGTATTATCCAGGTAAACTTTTGGGTGAAGCTCGCTTAAAAGCTTGGGCTAACAAATACGGCAAATGGCTAGCTATATCGAGTCAAGATATCGATAAGGCGAAGCGCTGGTTTGATAGGCAAGGTAGTAAAGCTGTATTGATTGGTCGCCTTGTGCCGGGTGTGCGGACGTTGATTTCTGTGCCTGCAGGCATCAGCAACATGCATCTGCTACCATTTTTATTTTACACAACTCTGGGTAGCGCTGCCTGGGTAGGTTTGCTAACATACTCAGGATACTTGTTGGGTAGCCAGTATAAACTTGTGGACGAGTACCTTGCTCCTGTATCCAAAATTGTTCTTGGGAGTTTGGTTCTAGCATTTGCTGTCTGGGTGTTTAGGCGCAAGCGCAAAAGCACCAGAAAATAAACCACACAGGCTTTTGATGTGAAGACAGGTTTAAAGTATACCCAAAATTCGCCTACACTATGGCAAATAGTGCTAAATGCGCGTTGGCAAAGCCCAATGGAGGTATCACCTCAATTAACTTTTTGCGTATTTCTAGCTACACTTGACGCAACCGGGAATTTCTGGTAGCTCGCATTTTTGTAAGATGAGCATGATAACTTTTTACAGTTAAGTTAGGATTAGGAGCTTTCATGACAGACCAACCTTCCGCAGCTACTCCAATAAATGCCGCAGCTATCCCAATGAATAGAGTGTCGGCATCTACACCCATCAATTCCACTACAGGTACTAAGCTACCAAGTACCATTTCGGGTAAAGCTATTCTCAGTGTTGATTTAGGCAGAACTTCCACAAAAACTTGTGTCAGCCGCGAACCAGGTAATGTGGTATTTGTACCCGCCAACGTCAAGCAAACCTCTATCGAACAGGTACGTGGGGGCACATTTGAAGCCCGTGCTACTGACCCTTTAATGGATTTGTGGCTAGAGTATCAAGGTAGTGGATATGCTGTGGGTCAACTGGCAGCAGACTTTGGGGCAAATCTGGGAGTGGGTCAATCTAAAGTAGAATCTGCGATAGTCAAAGTGTTAGCGAGTGCTGGTTATTTCAAACTCAAAGACGAAGTTTCAGTTGTATTGGGTTTGCCTTTCCTTTCTTTAGAGCAATTTGAAAAGGAAAAAGCACAGTTAATTAGCCAGGTAACTGGTCCCCATGTGTTTAATTTTCGAGGCGAATCTGTGAGCCTGAATGTCAGTAAAGTTTGGGTCATGCCAGAAGGCTATGGTAGTCTGCTGTGGTCTGAAGCTCAACCAAAAAGACAACCTAATAGCCCTGATTTTACAAAAATATCGGTGGCGATCGTCGATATTGGCCATCAAACCATCGATCTGTTGATGGTAGATAATTTCCGCTTTGCTCGAGCTGCTTCCAAGAGTGAAGACTTTGGAATGAATAAGTTTTATGAACTAGTCGCAGCTCAAATCGACAGCGCAGATAGTCAATCGCTGGCATTAATTTCTGCCGTCAACAAACCCAAGGGTGAACGTTTTTACCGTCCTAGAGGTGTCAATAAGCCCACCAACCTAGACGACTTCCTCCCCAACCTCATAGAACAGTTTTCTCGAGAAATTTCTGCCCGTGTATTAGCGTGGTTGCCAGAACGGGTAACGGATGTAATTCTCACTGGTGGAGGTGGTGAATTTTTCTGGGAAGATGTGCAACGCCTACTGAAAGAAGCCCAAATTAATGCTCATTTAGCAGCACCTTCTCGACAAGCTAATGCTCTGGGGCAGTATATTTATGGAGAGGCCCAGTTGTCCTCCAGTCGCTCCGCTAGGGCTTAAAACTGATGTTCCAATGGTCAAAAAAAGTAGTGAAATCGGTCACGTTCAATCCAGGGGTTGCTGATGAAAGTTTGTTGGCGCTTGTAGAAAGCTATTTAGAGAAACAAGCTGACAAAACTTTCAGCGACCTCTGTAAAGAAGCCCTATGGCAATCTTTATGTGTACCGGAATCAGTAAAACCTGGTCCGAAAACAACAGCAACAGGATCGGTTGAACAACAAATCGGTGAACTGCAACGTCAAATGGCTGACCTTGAGGAACGTTTTTTTGCCAAGGAATCTAATCGCTTGGAGGCTATGGAACGCCATATTCTGCAGCTTAATCAACAAGTGGCACAATTGGCTATCATGCTCAACGATCGCTCATTCGTTCAGTCTCCAAGCACATCAGCAACAGTAGTAGATGTAGTCAATACTACTTATGTTCCTCCTGCCTCTCCTCAAGAGGTTGACCCCGTCATCAGCCGACTTAGTCAGTATCTCGATGATTTTTAAAAAAATATCAGTGTGTTGAGCATTTTTTGCTCCTAGCCGCAATCCTTAATAGTTAATACTATTAAGGATTATTAATATTTAGATATAGCAGGGAATGGGCAACAGGACTGTTGCAAAATCACCTTGATCTCCTTGTTTCCACAAGTCTCACAATAGCTGCAACTAGTTCCTCCGCATTCAGAGGCTTGGATAAATGCAATTGAAATCCTGCTGTTATTGCTTGTTGTTGGTCATAGCTGCTAGCAAAGGCAGTCAAAGCGATCGCAGGGATTTGTCCACCTTGTGCTGCTGTCCAAGTTCTCACTTCACGCATGAGCATATAGCCATCCACGTCAGGCATCCCAATATCACTTACCAACACGTCAGGCTGGAACTCTACTAAGGCTTGTATGGCTTCAAATGCAGAACTTACTGCGATCGCATCCGCCCCATCTTGCTCTAAGATAAACTTCACAAAATCTCGTGAATCAGCATCATCATCAACAACCAAAACCCTGACACCAACAAGGGGTAAAGAGTCGGTATCTATAAATTTGGGCTGATTTTGTTCATCTGTTATACTCGATCTTTCATTTTGGATAAGCGGTAACCTGACAGTAAATGTTGCCCCCTGTCCCTCACCAGGACTTTCTGCATTAATAGTGCCCCCATGCATTTCAATGATGTTACGTACAATTGCCAGTCCTAGCCCTAATCCACCAAATTTTCTAGTAGAACTGCTATCTGCTTGCCGGAAATAATCAAATGTGTATGGCAAAAAGTCGGCGCTAATCCCCTTACCTGTATCGCTAACAATGATTTGAGCATAGCCATCAACCTGTCTTAGCTGGATTTCTACCTTTCCTCCTCTAGGAGTAAATTTGATCGCATTAGAAAGGAGATTCCAGACGACTTGCTGCAAGCGAGTAGAATCACCCATAACTTGTCCTACATTGGGTGCAAATACTGTCTTCACCTCAATAGACTTACTTGCTGCGGCTAAATGCATTGTTTCTATTGCAGGCAAAATTGTAGATTCTAAGTTGACATTCGTAATATTCAGAGTCAACTTACCCTGTAAAACTCTAGAAATATCCAGCAAGTCCTCAATTAATTGCACCTGTAACTTGGCATTGCGCTCAATTGTTGCTAGCGCTTGAGATGTCTGTGCTTTGTCAAAACTATGATCTTGTAAAAGTTTAGACCACCCAAGAATTGCGTTAAGTGGAGTCCGTAGCTCGTGGGAGAGTACGGCAATGAATTCATCTTTGATGCGGTTGGCTGTTTCCGCTTTAGCTCGCGCTGCTTGCTCTAATTGCAGCAGATATGCGCGTTCTTGCTGTATTTCTTTTTGTTCGTGAATATCTGTACAAGTTCCGAACCATTTCACTACAAACCCTTGCTCATCTTTAAGTGGTAACCCTCGCGCTAGCTGCCAGCGATAGGAACCATCAGCAGCTCGTTTGAATCGGTATTCATTTTCATATAAAGTGCCAGCTTTGACAGCATTTAACCACACCTCGTTAGCACTATTTATGTCATCTGGATGTAATGCTGCTAACCAACCAGAACCCAACGATTGCTCTAATGTTAGTCCAGTGTACTCGCACCAATTGTGATTAAAATAATCACATTGACCATCAGCATCAGTTGTCCATACGAGTTGGGGAATTGCCTCAGCTAAATAACGGTAGCGCTCCTCGCTTTGCCTTAAAACTTCTAAAATTCGCTGGCGCTCGGCAATTTCTTGTTCTAATTGCTCGTTGGTTTTGGTAATCTCATTGGTACGTAGAGTGACTAACTCTTCCAAATGATTCTGATATTTTCTTAGTTCTGCTTCTACCCGCAAACGCTCATTTATTTGTGTTTGTAGTTCTTGGTTTGCTTGTTTTAATTGAGCAGGACTAGGAAGCGCCAGAGCTTGTGGAACTAACGGTACAAGCTCTAAAGCTGTAAATAAAGATATGATTGCTGTTATCGCTTTGATTGATCCCGATAGCCAATAAGTCGGATACCAAAGTGTCCAAATCTCCATAATATGAGTAGTGCCACAAGCAACGATAAAGGCGCTAAACAGGAGAAAAATCCAGTAAAAAGGTAGATCCTTTCGTTTGCGAACAAAGTAAAATAGTGTTGTGGGAATAGAGTAATAGGCCAACGCAATAATTGCATCTGAGACTATATGTAGCCAAACTAAATTTGTTTGCCATAGATAGCAGTGCCCGTGAGGGATAAAAGACCCCGTGCTAAAAAAATG contains these protein-coding regions:
- the pyrE gene encoding orotate phosphoribosyltransferase — encoded protein: MTYPTETLTNSDIWSATADLTTLRYKLLDLFCQLAYQEGDFVLSSGQRSTYYINGKQVTLHPQGALAIGRILLSFLPSDVQAVAGLTLGADPVVTAVSVVSAYEKRPIPALIIRKEAKGHGTKAYIEGPSLPEGAEVVVLEDVVTTGQSAMKAVERLREAGYTVNRVISLIDRKQGGAEFYQSVGLKFEVVFTIEDLQQRYRELGN
- a CDS encoding hemolysin family protein — encoded protein: MSGFPSLIWTDVGLRLLSVLVLIAINAFFVTAEFSMVTVRRSRIHQLVKAGDIPAIAVEMLQRSIDRLLSTTQLGITLSSLALGWIGENSIVLLVNAWLKTWTLPDRMTNFIAHSFSIPIAFFLIAYLQIVLGELCPKSVAMLYSEQLARFLGPSVKAIVRFFSPFIWILNQSNYWLLRLFGIEYTGQGWRPPVTSEELQLIISTERESTGLQLSERELLNNVFEFGDVTAQDVMIPRTSIIALPKDASFQRLLKEMASTGHSRYPVIGESLDDIRGIVYFKDLAQPLAVGKLTLETSIQPWMRPARFVPEHTALSELLPMMQQEKPAMVMVVNEFGGIVGLVTLQDVIAEIIGDAGVLDSTEDLLIQMLDDRTFLVQAQINLEDLNEVLDINLPLTKEYQTLGGFVLYELQKIPAKGETFLYQNLEFTVVSIVGPRLHQIQLRRLEEEREQGEGE
- the queC gene encoding 7-cyano-7-deazaguanine synthase QueC — its product is MKAVILLSGGLDSSTILYQAKADGCECHAISFDYQQRHRRELQSALLVAQKAGVSKHQVVNFDLRLWGGSALTDDAIALPQERSLDEMSQNIPVTYVPARNTIFLSFALAYAETIAAERVYIGVNALDYSGYPDCRPDYIQAMQEVFRLGTKQGREGQPITIVAPLINLKKTEIIQLGNQLGVPWELTWSCYAGGDIACGVCDSCRLRLAAFAELGLEDALPYAH
- a CDS encoding Gfo/Idh/MocA family protein, with product MQNSMSVAEPNPYTQRNQPRPIRIGVIGVGNMGQHHTRVLSSMKDVELVGVSDINVERGLETASKYKVKFFEDYCDLLPHVEAVCVAVPTRLHYAVGINCLLAGIHVLIEKPIAASISEAESLVNAAAESQCILQVGHIERFNPAFRELNKVLKTEELLALEAHRMSPYSDRANDVSVVLDLMIHDIDLLLELAASPVVKLTASGTRALDSGYLDYVTATLGFANGIVATLTASKVTHRKIRRIVAHCKSSFTEADFLKNEILIHRQTNSNALNDHRQVLYRQDGIIEKVYTTNIQPLSAELEHFVNCVHGGNQPSVGGEQALKALRLASLIEQMALEERVCNPLDWQSEPRVQSLTPTV
- a CDS encoding DedA family protein — encoded protein: MLEWITNTINSLGYWGIALLMFLENLFPPIPSELIMPLAGFTASPNQPGGAKLSIIYVFVAGLFGSVLGALVWYYPGKLLGEARLKAWANKYGKWLAISSQDIDKAKRWFDRQGSKAVLIGRLVPGVRTLISVPAGISNMHLLPFLFYTTLGSAAWVGLLTYSGYLLGSQYKLVDEYLAPVSKIVLGSLVLAFAVWVFRRKRKSTRK
- a CDS encoding ParM/StbA family protein; translation: MTDQPSAATPINAAAIPMNRVSASTPINSTTGTKLPSTISGKAILSVDLGRTSTKTCVSREPGNVVFVPANVKQTSIEQVRGGTFEARATDPLMDLWLEYQGSGYAVGQLAADFGANLGVGQSKVESAIVKVLASAGYFKLKDEVSVVLGLPFLSLEQFEKEKAQLISQVTGPHVFNFRGESVSLNVSKVWVMPEGYGSLLWSEAQPKRQPNSPDFTKISVAIVDIGHQTIDLLMVDNFRFARAASKSEDFGMNKFYELVAAQIDSADSQSLALISAVNKPKGERFYRPRGVNKPTNLDDFLPNLIEQFSREISARVLAWLPERVTDVILTGGGGEFFWEDVQRLLKEAQINAHLAAPSRQANALGQYIYGEAQLSSSRSARA
- a CDS encoding hybrid sensor histidine kinase/response regulator; its protein translation is MSELWTHFFSTGSFIPHGHCYLWQTNLVWLHIVSDAIIALAYYSIPTTLFYFVRKRKDLPFYWIFLLFSAFIVACGTTHIMEIWTLWYPTYWLSGSIKAITAIISLFTALELVPLVPQALALPSPAQLKQANQELQTQINERLRVEAELRKYQNHLEELVTLRTNEITKTNEQLEQEIAERQRILEVLRQSEERYRYLAEAIPQLVWTTDADGQCDYFNHNWCEYTGLTLEQSLGSGWLAALHPDDINSANEVWLNAVKAGTLYENEYRFKRAADGSYRWQLARGLPLKDEQGFVVKWFGTCTDIHEQKEIQQERAYLLQLEQAARAKAETANRIKDEFIAVLSHELRTPLNAILGWSKLLQDHSFDKAQTSQALATIERNAKLQVQLIEDLLDISRVLQGKLTLNITNVNLESTILPAIETMHLAAASKSIEVKTVFAPNVGQVMGDSTRLQQVVWNLLSNAIKFTPRGGKVEIQLRQVDGYAQIIVSDTGKGISADFLPYTFDYFRQADSSSTRKFGGLGLGLAIVRNIIEMHGGTINAESPGEGQGATFTVRLPLIQNERSSITDEQNQPKFIDTDSLPLVGVRVLVVDDDADSRDFVKFILEQDGADAIAVSSAFEAIQALVEFQPDVLVSDIGMPDVDGYMLMREVRTWTAAQGGQIPAIALTAFASSYDQQQAITAGFQLHLSKPLNAEELVAAIVRLVETRRSR